The Trichosurus vulpecula isolate mTriVul1 chromosome 4, mTriVul1.pri, whole genome shotgun sequence genome contains a region encoding:
- the KDM4A gene encoding lysine-specific demethylase 4A isoform X1, which yields MASESESLNPSARIMTFYPTMEEFRNFSRYIAYIESQGAHRAGLAKVVPPKEWRPRSTYDDIDDLVIPAPIQQVVTGQSGLFTQYNIQKKAMTVREFRRIANSDKYCTPRYNEFEELERKYWKNLTFNPPIYGADVNGTLYEKHVDEWNIGRLNTILDVVENESGITIEGVNTPYLYFGMWKTSFAWHTEDMDLYSINYLHFGEPKSWYSIPPEHGKRLERLAKGFFPGSAQSCEAFLRHKMTLISPSILKKYGIPFDKVTQEAGEFMITFPYGYHAGFNHGFNCAESTNFATLRWIEYGKQSVLCSCRKDMVKISMDVFVRKFQPERYKLWKAGKDAPVIDHTLPTPEAAEFHKGEQQDCLEEALDSNGDPVSEDARRSPTKHRIGAKRHRVCLEVPQEVSESEAFAQREPYDMDGEQTAVAPGKPGPDLVSPLRAENGTFLSPDYPDSGEVKFEELKNVKLEEEDEEEEEEAAALDLSLSSTTNQASKKSRARSSETRSHRARRTLTAHSCAQDDDSEQEFSENAEEESQKAKGRRQPLSKLPRHHPLVAQECGSDDEAGEQLTPEEEAEETEPWAKPLSQLWQNRPLNFEAERAYNESMAQQPPHCAVCMIFQTYQQAEGGGHNQSWTNGPDTDPGRRRTKPLIPEMCFTATGCSTDLSLSTPYLEEDGTSILITCKKCCVCVHASCYGVSPEQASDDWMCSRCAASALEEGCCLCLLRGGALQRANDDRWVHVMCAIAVLEAKFVNIAERSPVDLSRIPLLRFKLKCVFCKKRRKRVAGCCVQCSHGRCPTSFHVSCAQAAGVMMQPDDWPFVVFITCFRHKVPSQAERAKGSLQDLSAGQTVISKHKNGRFYQCEVVQLTTETFYEVNFDDGSFSDNLYPEDIVSRDCLQLGPPAGGEVVQVRWTDGQVYGATFVASHPIQMYQVEFEDGSQLMVKRDDVYTLDEELPKRVKSRLSVASDMRFTEIFTEKDVRQEKKRQRVINSRYREDYIEPALYRAIME from the exons ATGGCTTCCGAGTCAGAGAGCTTGAACCCCAGCGCCCGCATCATGACCTTCTACCCCACCATGGAGGAGTTCCGGAACTTCAGCCGCTACATTGCTTACATTGAATCGCAAGGAGCGCACCGGGCGGGGCTGGCCAAG GTGGTTCCCCCAAAGGAGTGGAGGCCACGGTCGACCTACGATGACATCGATGATTTGGTCATCCCGGCCCCCATCCAGCAGGTGGTGACTGGCCAGTCTGGCCTCTTTACCCAGTACAACATCCAGAAGAAGGCGATGACTGTTCGGGAGTTTCGAAGGATAGCCAATAGTGACAA GTACTGTACCCCACGCTACAATGAATTTGAAGAACTTGAGCGAAAATACTGGAAAAATCTAACATTCAATCCCCCCATCTATGGTGCTGATGTGAACGGGACACTGTATGAAAAG CATGTAGACGAATGGAACATTGGTCGCTTGAACACCATCCTGGATGTAGTGGAGAATGAGAGCGGCATCACCATTGAGGGCGTCAACACTCCCTACCTCTACTTTGGCATGTGGAAGACCTCTTTTGCCTGGCATACGGAGGACATGGACCTGTATAGCATCAACTACCTGCACTTTGGCGAGCCCAAATCCTG GTACTCCATTCCCCCAGAGCATGGCAAACGTCTGGAGCGGCTGGCCAAAG GTTTCTTTCCAGGAAGTGCCCAAAGCTGTGAGGCTTTTCTCCGCCATAAAATGACCTTGATTTCTCCTTCAATCCTGAAGAAGTATGGCATCCCTTTTGATAAG GTGACTCAGGAGGCTGGAGAGTTTATGATCACCTTTCCTTATGGCTACCATGCTGGCTTCAACCATGGATTCAATTGTGCCGAGTCTACCAACTTTGCCACCCTTCGTTGGATTGAGTACGGCAAGCAGTCTGTTCTG TGCTCTTGCAGGAAGGATATGGTGAAGATATCTATGGATGTATTTGTGCGCAAGTTCCAGCCTGAGCGGTACAAGCTGTGGAAGGCCGGCAAAGATGCCCCTGTCATTGACCACACTCTGCCCACCCCTGAAGCAGCTGAGTTCCACAAGGGGGAGCAGCAAGACTGCCTGGAGGAAGCCCTGGACAGCAATGGGGACCCAGTCAGTGAGGATGCCAGGAGAAG CCCCACCAAGCATCGGATTGGAGCCAAGAGGCACCGGGTGTGTCTTGAGGTGCCTCAGGAGGTGAGTGAAAGCGAGGCTTTTGCCCAGAGAGAACCCTATGACATGGATGGGGAGCAGACAGCTGTTGCTCCTGGAAAACCTGGCCCAGATTTGGTGTCACCACTGCGAGCTGAGAACGGCACCTTCCTTTCGCCAG ATTATCCGGACTCTGGTGAAGTGAAATTTGAAGAACTCAAGAATGTTAAATTGGAAGaagaggacgaggaggaggaggaggaagctgcAGCCTTGGACCTTTCGCTGTCTAGCACTACAAACCAGGCCTCCAAAAAGAGCCGAGCTCGCAGTTCTGAGACCCGGTCTCATCGGGCCCGCCGAACATTGACTGCCCACAGCTGTGCCCAGGACGATGATTCAGAACAAGAATTCTCTGAG AATGCAGAAGAGGAGAGTCAAAAGGCGAAGGGCCGTCGGCAGCCTTTGAGCAAGCTTCCTCGGCATCACCCACTTGTGGCCCAGGAGTGCGGCAGTGATGATG AGGCTGGTGAGCAGCTGACCCCAGAAGAAGAGGCTGAAGAGACGGAGCCTTGGGCCAAGCCGCTGAGTCAGCTGTGGCAGAACCGACCCCTGAACTTCGAGGCTGAAAGGGCATACAATGAGAGCATGGCTCAGCAGCCCCCACACTGTGCAGTGTGTATGATTTTCCAAACCTACCAACAG GCTGAGGGAGGAGGCCACAACCAGAGTTGGACAAATGGACCTGACACAGATCCAGGGAGGCGCAGAACCAAGCCTCTGATTCCTGAGATGTGCTTCACTGCAACGGGTTGCAGCACGGACCTGAGCCTTTCAACGCCCTACCTGGAGGAAGATGGCACCAGCATCCTGATCACCTGCAAGAAGTGCTGCGTCTGTGTCCATGCTA GCTGTTACGGAGTCTCCCCTGAGCAGGCCTCAGATGACTGGATGTGTTCTCGGTGTGCGGCCAGTGCTTTGGAGGAG ggTTGCTGTCTGTGCTTATTGCGAGGAGGGGCCCTGCAGAGAGCTAACGATGATCG GTGGGTCCACGTAATGTGTGCCATTGCAGTCCTGGAAGCCAAGTTTGTCAACATTGCTGAGCGCAGCCCAGTGGACCTAAGCAGAATTCCTCTTCTCCGCTTCAAGTTG AAATGCGTCTTCTGTAAGAAGCGGAGGAAAAGGGTTGCCGGCTGCTGTGTCCAGTGCTCCCATGGTCGTTGTCCAACCTCCTTCCATGTGAGCTGTGCCCAGGCTGCCGGGGTGATGATGCAGCCGGACGACTGGCCCTTTGTGGTCTTCATCACCTGCTTTCGGCACAAGGTTCCTTCtcaggcagag CGCGCCAAGGGCTCCCTCCAGGACCTCTCTGCAGGCCAGACGGTCATCAGCAAGCACAAGAATGGCCGCTTCTACCAGTGCGAGGTGGTCCAGCTCACCACGGAGACCTTCTATGAAGTCAACTTTGATGATGGTTCTTTCAGCGACAATCTCTACCCTGAGGACATTGTG AGTCGTGACTGTCTCCAGTTGGGTCCTCCTGCTGGAGGGGAAGTGGTCCAAGtgagatggacagatggacaagTCTATGGAGCCACATTTGTAGCTTCCCATCCCATCCAGATGTATCAG GTGGAGTTCGAAGATGGCTCCCAGCTCATGGTGAAGAGAGATGATGTTTACACGCTGGATGAGGAGCTCCCCAAGAGAGTCAAGTCCCGGCTG
- the KDM4A gene encoding lysine-specific demethylase 4A isoform X2: MASESESLNPSARIMTFYPTMEEFRNFSRYIAYIESQGAHRAGLAKVVPPKEWRPRSTYDDIDDLVIPAPIQQVVTGQSGLFTQYNIQKKAMTVREFRRIANSDKYCTPRYNEFEELERKYWKNLTFNPPIYGADVNGTLYEKHVDEWNIGRLNTILDVVENESGITIEGVNTPYLYFGMWKTSFAWHTEDMDLYSINYLHFGEPKSWYSIPPEHGKRLERLAKGFFPGSAQSCEAFLRHKMTLISPSILKKYGIPFDKVTQEAGEFMITFPYGYHAGFNHGFNCAESTNFATLRWIEYGKQSVLCSCRKDMVKISMDVFVRKFQPERYKLWKAGKDAPVIDHTLPTPEAAEFHKGEQQDCLEEALDSNGDPVSEDARRSPTKHRIGAKRHRVCLEVPQEVSESEAFAQREPYDMDGEQTAVAPGKPGPDLVSPLRAENGTFLSPDYPDSGEVKFEELKNVKLEEEDEEEEEEAAALDLSLSSTTNQASKKSRARSSETRSHRARRTLTAHSCAQDDDSEQEFSENAEEESQKAKGRRQPLSKLPRHHPLVAQECGSDDEAGEQLTPEEEAEETEPWAKPLSQLWQNRPLNFEAERAYNESMAQQPPHCAVCMIFQTYQQAEGGGHNQSWTNGPDTDPGRRRTKPLIPEMCFTATGCSTDLSLSTPYLEEDGTSILITCKKCCVCVHASCYGVSPEQASDDWMCSRCAASALEEGCCLCLLRGGALQRANDDRWVHVMCAIAVLEAKFVNIAERSPVDLSRIPLLRFKLKCVFCKKRRKRVAGCCVQCSHGRCPTSFHVSCAQAAGVMMQPDDWPFVVFITCFRHKRAKGSLQDLSAGQTVISKHKNGRFYQCEVVQLTTETFYEVNFDDGSFSDNLYPEDIVSRDCLQLGPPAGGEVVQVRWTDGQVYGATFVASHPIQMYQVEFEDGSQLMVKRDDVYTLDEELPKRVKSRLSVASDMRFTEIFTEKDVRQEKKRQRVINSRYREDYIEPALYRAIME; this comes from the exons ATGGCTTCCGAGTCAGAGAGCTTGAACCCCAGCGCCCGCATCATGACCTTCTACCCCACCATGGAGGAGTTCCGGAACTTCAGCCGCTACATTGCTTACATTGAATCGCAAGGAGCGCACCGGGCGGGGCTGGCCAAG GTGGTTCCCCCAAAGGAGTGGAGGCCACGGTCGACCTACGATGACATCGATGATTTGGTCATCCCGGCCCCCATCCAGCAGGTGGTGACTGGCCAGTCTGGCCTCTTTACCCAGTACAACATCCAGAAGAAGGCGATGACTGTTCGGGAGTTTCGAAGGATAGCCAATAGTGACAA GTACTGTACCCCACGCTACAATGAATTTGAAGAACTTGAGCGAAAATACTGGAAAAATCTAACATTCAATCCCCCCATCTATGGTGCTGATGTGAACGGGACACTGTATGAAAAG CATGTAGACGAATGGAACATTGGTCGCTTGAACACCATCCTGGATGTAGTGGAGAATGAGAGCGGCATCACCATTGAGGGCGTCAACACTCCCTACCTCTACTTTGGCATGTGGAAGACCTCTTTTGCCTGGCATACGGAGGACATGGACCTGTATAGCATCAACTACCTGCACTTTGGCGAGCCCAAATCCTG GTACTCCATTCCCCCAGAGCATGGCAAACGTCTGGAGCGGCTGGCCAAAG GTTTCTTTCCAGGAAGTGCCCAAAGCTGTGAGGCTTTTCTCCGCCATAAAATGACCTTGATTTCTCCTTCAATCCTGAAGAAGTATGGCATCCCTTTTGATAAG GTGACTCAGGAGGCTGGAGAGTTTATGATCACCTTTCCTTATGGCTACCATGCTGGCTTCAACCATGGATTCAATTGTGCCGAGTCTACCAACTTTGCCACCCTTCGTTGGATTGAGTACGGCAAGCAGTCTGTTCTG TGCTCTTGCAGGAAGGATATGGTGAAGATATCTATGGATGTATTTGTGCGCAAGTTCCAGCCTGAGCGGTACAAGCTGTGGAAGGCCGGCAAAGATGCCCCTGTCATTGACCACACTCTGCCCACCCCTGAAGCAGCTGAGTTCCACAAGGGGGAGCAGCAAGACTGCCTGGAGGAAGCCCTGGACAGCAATGGGGACCCAGTCAGTGAGGATGCCAGGAGAAG CCCCACCAAGCATCGGATTGGAGCCAAGAGGCACCGGGTGTGTCTTGAGGTGCCTCAGGAGGTGAGTGAAAGCGAGGCTTTTGCCCAGAGAGAACCCTATGACATGGATGGGGAGCAGACAGCTGTTGCTCCTGGAAAACCTGGCCCAGATTTGGTGTCACCACTGCGAGCTGAGAACGGCACCTTCCTTTCGCCAG ATTATCCGGACTCTGGTGAAGTGAAATTTGAAGAACTCAAGAATGTTAAATTGGAAGaagaggacgaggaggaggaggaggaagctgcAGCCTTGGACCTTTCGCTGTCTAGCACTACAAACCAGGCCTCCAAAAAGAGCCGAGCTCGCAGTTCTGAGACCCGGTCTCATCGGGCCCGCCGAACATTGACTGCCCACAGCTGTGCCCAGGACGATGATTCAGAACAAGAATTCTCTGAG AATGCAGAAGAGGAGAGTCAAAAGGCGAAGGGCCGTCGGCAGCCTTTGAGCAAGCTTCCTCGGCATCACCCACTTGTGGCCCAGGAGTGCGGCAGTGATGATG AGGCTGGTGAGCAGCTGACCCCAGAAGAAGAGGCTGAAGAGACGGAGCCTTGGGCCAAGCCGCTGAGTCAGCTGTGGCAGAACCGACCCCTGAACTTCGAGGCTGAAAGGGCATACAATGAGAGCATGGCTCAGCAGCCCCCACACTGTGCAGTGTGTATGATTTTCCAAACCTACCAACAG GCTGAGGGAGGAGGCCACAACCAGAGTTGGACAAATGGACCTGACACAGATCCAGGGAGGCGCAGAACCAAGCCTCTGATTCCTGAGATGTGCTTCACTGCAACGGGTTGCAGCACGGACCTGAGCCTTTCAACGCCCTACCTGGAGGAAGATGGCACCAGCATCCTGATCACCTGCAAGAAGTGCTGCGTCTGTGTCCATGCTA GCTGTTACGGAGTCTCCCCTGAGCAGGCCTCAGATGACTGGATGTGTTCTCGGTGTGCGGCCAGTGCTTTGGAGGAG ggTTGCTGTCTGTGCTTATTGCGAGGAGGGGCCCTGCAGAGAGCTAACGATGATCG GTGGGTCCACGTAATGTGTGCCATTGCAGTCCTGGAAGCCAAGTTTGTCAACATTGCTGAGCGCAGCCCAGTGGACCTAAGCAGAATTCCTCTTCTCCGCTTCAAGTTG AAATGCGTCTTCTGTAAGAAGCGGAGGAAAAGGGTTGCCGGCTGCTGTGTCCAGTGCTCCCATGGTCGTTGTCCAACCTCCTTCCATGTGAGCTGTGCCCAGGCTGCCGGGGTGATGATGCAGCCGGACGACTGGCCCTTTGTGGTCTTCATCACCTGCTTTCGGCACAAG CGCGCCAAGGGCTCCCTCCAGGACCTCTCTGCAGGCCAGACGGTCATCAGCAAGCACAAGAATGGCCGCTTCTACCAGTGCGAGGTGGTCCAGCTCACCACGGAGACCTTCTATGAAGTCAACTTTGATGATGGTTCTTTCAGCGACAATCTCTACCCTGAGGACATTGTG AGTCGTGACTGTCTCCAGTTGGGTCCTCCTGCTGGAGGGGAAGTGGTCCAAGtgagatggacagatggacaagTCTATGGAGCCACATTTGTAGCTTCCCATCCCATCCAGATGTATCAG GTGGAGTTCGAAGATGGCTCCCAGCTCATGGTGAAGAGAGATGATGTTTACACGCTGGATGAGGAGCTCCCCAAGAGAGTCAAGTCCCGGCTG